ACGACTTCCCTGGTCTGCCAATTCTTTCCAGGTAGACTGGTTGGTGAGCAACTCATAGGCGCTGGCGCCGGTGTCAAACATCAGCTTGGTTTCTTTGCCGTTGATGGTAGACGGGAGCATGACGCGTCTGTTCTCAAATTCAAAGTCCAGCATGGGCGTAGACGCTGGAATCTCTTTGGGCAGTTGGTCGCCCCAGAAGATGACGCCTTTGCTGTAGTCAATGGCCACCACCTTGTTCTCAATAAAGTCTGAGCCCAGCGTGCCAATCACTTCTACCTGGGTAGTGTCTTCCCAGTTAATGCCGGTGGTCCCGTTGGCCAGCACTTTGATTTCTGAGGCCGTCACCGTAAGGTCTCCCACGTTAAATTTCAGGTCTTCTAAGAACGTACCGTTCTCTTTTTGGTGCAGGCCATAATTGCCGTATTTTTTCTGAAGCGCTTCTACTTTGCTTTGGTAGAAAAGCGAGTACGGTGCGCCGGTATCTAACTGCATGTAGAACTTTTTAGAAGAACCCGGCAGGGTCACCGGCACCAAGAGAAAGGCGTGTGTATCATTGGCATCACCCCGCCATACAAACGGAATGTAGTGGGCCTGGTTGGCCATGTGCAGTTGGTTGGCGGGCGGGGAAAACTTCTTCTTAAAGTAGAAGCAACCTCCTACTGAGCTCAGGATAAACAGGACAACAAAAACGAGGGAGAGTCTTTTCAGCAGTTTCATAGCAAGTGTTTTTTTTCTTGCAATGTTAGGGCAAAGACCGGCGCTTGAACACGCCATTCTTACGTCATATGCCCGCCAAACATGCGCCAAGGCCCTTTTTGCCTATGAATCTGTTAAGACTTTTGGCTGATTTACCTCGCTCGCCTCCGGCGAGTGTGGGCACTGGTAGGCGTCCCGCCGTTTCATAGAAGACAGATTGAGATGTTAGCGGCCAGAGGCCTGCCGTTGCTCACATTCGCCGGAGGCGAGCGAGACGACTTCTTTTGGGGCTACTTGTCTACTAGCAGCCCAAAGGGTTCATTTCTCCTGATTCAGGTGTGGCAATAAACTCTAAAAGGTTCTATAACATACTTGCGTCAACCTAAAAAATGCCCGCATTAAGGTCTTTTACCCGAACAAATAGAACCCTACGGGATAGAGATTTTGGCTGGTTCTCAGCTTAACCGCGCCATATAAAATGGCTACAATGTTAAGCACGTAGAAGAAGAAAAACGTCCCGATGACTAGAAACCCCAGCCTCACCTGGAAGTAATACGCCAGCGCCAACTGCACGCCCAAAGCCAGCAACAAACCCAGGTGCAAGCCCACACACCACAGCACCTGGAAGTTAACCACCCGCGCGCCCAATACTCTGGCCTCTGACCCTTCCGGTTGTTTCTTCCATAACCACAACGGTACCAGAAAGCCCAGGTACGGCAACACCAGAAACGCGAAGGACGAGATGTTCAATTGTTGCAACCACATGTTTAACGCGGCAGGTGACGTTCCTGTAGTTGGAGTGATGAGCTGAGCCAACTCCTGCTCCTGTACCACCGGCAACGGTTCGGCTACTTCTGCCTGACCGGCAAATTCCTCCACAGGTTTGCCTAGCGCTTGGGCCAATGATTTCAAGGTATAACCCCGCGGGATGCTCTTGCCTCCCTCAATCCGTTGAATGGTCCTCAGGCTGATTTGCGAAAGCTCGGCCAGGTCTTCCTGTGACAGGCCTTGGCTCTTTCTATGGGTGGTGATTTTATCAGCTAGGGTCATGGGTTGGGCGCAGAAGCAAACAGCATAAATCTTTCCTTAAAAGTAAGCAATACTGGTTTGCTGTTTTTGCCTTGGCTAGAAATTCTACTACTTAGTTAACCGTTTTTGTCCTGCTTTCCAGAAAACAGGCCAAAAACGCGAGAAGGAGTGACCTACGGTCACTCCTTCTCGCGTTTTTATCAAAATGATGAAAATAGCTAGCGTCTGCTGTCTTCCACTTCCGTCAGAGAAAGCGCCTTCTTAAATTCTTAGCAGGCAGCCGGCACTTCATTTTTCTCAATTTTACTAAAATACATGTACCAGTTCCACTCCCAGGATGCTCCATTGTCTTCAGAAAAGGCCTGGCTCCACACGGGGTTCTCTGCGTCTCTGGCATCCCACCGGAAAACCACCAGTATCTTTTTCCCTTCAAAAGTGTCTTTGGTAAAAAAGTGACCTATCTGGTTGTCAAATGACCCAGACACGCCGGGCTGCAAGACTCCTTGGTTGCTGTCTGCCCAATAGATGGTCCACAACCTGGTGGCCGGGTTAAACAGGCGCAGGGACATGCCTTCAAAGGGTTCGCCAGCAAAGGTTGCCAGGTAATTGTCCACATTCCCCAGGCCGTTCAAGATCCTGTACATTTCTTGCGTAGACTCAAACTCTGTCCAATCTGTACACTTGTTTAAACGCCGGTTCAGCTTTCTGTTTAGAAGTTTCCACTTGCCTTCATAGAAATCAAAATCGTTTTTAGAGGAAGTTGGCGACGCGGTAATTACCAATTCCCCGTTTGCGTCTAAGGCAATTGTTGGAATCTCCAGGATGTCTTGATCTGTCATGTACCTATTATTTGTGATACTTCTTTGAGCAAGCAGTGACGTGTGAAAGGTGCCCTCTCTCAAAAAAGCCTTTATTCTAACGCATTTTCTGGCTATTCCCTACCCACGGTTTCAGCCTTTACCCTTCAGGAACAGCCTTGATTCGTTTTTGGCCTGTTTCCCGGAAATGTGGCCAAAAACGAATCAAAACTGTTCTTTCCCAGAATCAGGGTAAAACAAGACTAAGCTTCTTGTTTACTGGCCTGCTTCCAGCAGCTTCAGTTTGCGTCTGGTGTCTGCCACTTCTTCCAGAGACAGGGCTTTCCTGAAGGATTCCATGGCTTTCTTCTTGTCCCCAACGGCCAGGTAATAATCGCCTATAGAATCATGGAGGTTGCCCACCGTGGGATAGTTGTCCAGGTTCATTTTAAAGAACTGGTAGGCCTTGTCATACCTCTTGTTTTCCAGAGAGATATACCCCAGCGTGTTGACCGTGCCCTGCGCCGGCAATACCGGGTACTGCAACAATGCAGACACCGCCTTGAAGTGGTTTTTAATATAGTCTACCGTGATGGTAGAATCATCTAACTCCTTGTCTAACTCAAACTTTTTGAAGAGATACCGCAGGGCGTCATACTGCGCCGGGAACGGAACCGAGCCGTGGTTGTCCTCTGGGTAATACCTCCAGGCCCAGGCCAGGTTCTTGCTTTTTCTGAGCGTTTCTCTGAATCTAAGATGCCCGCGCACATTATGGTTGTTCTGCGCTTTGTCCTGCACCACCCGCACCGTATCCATTCCCTTGTCCATGGTGTTTGCCACCGCGTAGAAAAGGCTTTTGCCGGCGTAGTCTTTCTGGGCAAGGGTTTGCGCGGCCTGTTGCATGATGCGTTGGTGGTCCCACCAAATGCTAGGATCAATGGCCACGTAAGAAGTAAACAAAGCCGGTTGGTGTACCAGCGCCTGCAAGACCGTGAGGCCGCCCAAAGAATGGCCTACCAGCATGCGGTACGGCTGCGTTGGGTACCGGGTCTCAATGTAAGGCATGAGTTCTTTCTCTAGAAACGCCATGAAATTGGCTCCTCCGCCTGAAGACTTTAAATCATTGGCAGGCTCGCCACTGGCCCAAAACGGATAATGGGTAGGCGTCAGGTCCCGCACCCTGTCTGTGTTTCTGATGCCTACTATGATCATTTCGGGCATCTTGCCCACCACGGTGCTCAGGTAGTCGGCCGTGCCTGCCATGGACGTGAAAAAAGCCTCCCCGTCCAGCAGGTACATCACCGGAAACTTCGCCTTACTCCCCGCGCCCGCAGATTTGGGTACATACACCCAGACTTCACGGTCTTCTTTTAAGATATTGGAATGCAGGGTTTGCTTCGTGCCGATGATGATTTGAGAATCACTTTGTTTGGCCGACTGGCCAAAACACAGCGCCGGCAGCAATACGAACAGGATAAGAAAAGCTCTCATGAGAGGTACAGGGGAAACAGTTGTGGGAGTGTTCATGTAGTTGAAAGTCCTAAGGTACTTGCTTTACCTTGCTCCTTCCCAAACAAAGCCTATATATAATTTAACAGATATTAGCCCGGGGTTCTTCAGAGAAAGCTCCTGCTTCGTTTTTGGTCAATTTTCCAGAAAACAGCCTAAAAACGGGAAGCCTCTCAACTACTTCACCCAAGATTTGGCTCGGCTACTTTTGGAAGCTCTCTTTCATGGCGGTCATCACCAGCGCCTCGTACTCCAATAACGCAGGGGCGCCTGGTGGCAGGCCAATCAAACAATGGATCTGCCCCGCGAAGCACTTATCCCAGACCTTCACTCCGGCTTGTCTCAGCTTAGCCGCATATAAAATGCCGTCGTCCCGCAAAGGATCAAACTCGGCGTTGATGATGACCGCTGGTGGCAGGCCCGACAAATCTTTGGTGAGAATAGGCGAGACTTCGGGATTATTGTACTGGTTGGGCGCATAGGTTTCCACCGCGAAGTAACAGGCGTCTTTGGTCTGGAAATACCCTTTGGCATTCTGCTGGTAAGACACAGACGTCTCCATGTGCTTGGGCCGAAGATCCACCGGCAAGCCGTTCAGGACCTGTAGTTTTATCTTCTTGGCAATGCCTTCCTTCATGGCTTTCTGGGCAATGACCGCCACCAGGTTGGCCCCGGCGCTGTTGCCCATCAACACGATTCTGTTGGGGTCACCACCCAAACTTTTGCCGTGTTGCGCTACCCACTTAAAGGCGTTGTAGCTGTCATTGACCGCCCCCGGAAATCTATGTTCTGGCGCCACTCTGTAATCAACTGCCACCACTACAGCCCCATACGTCTTAGACTCCAGCCAGAGTGAATGCTCCAAACCCGGCAACAACGGCGAAATGAAGCCGCCGCCGTGGTAGTTGATGATGATGGGTGCGTTGGGCGTTTTAGAAGCATTGAACACCAAGACCGGAATGCTGTCTGCCGTAATCTTGATTCTCCTCACGTCTTCTTTGGGATAAGGAATGGCCGGCGGACCGGCAAACTTGATTTGCTCCATAGGCATGGCTCTCAATTGCTCCAGCGATAAATCCTGATACCCAATCATTTTCAGGAAACCTGCTACCTTGGGGTCCAACACCCGCGTATTGCAAGCCTGCGCCAGAAGCTCTGACGTGTTGAAAAGAGACAAGAGGCTAAAACAAGTGAGCAAGAAAAATCTCTTCATGGAGTTTTTCTTTTATAAGTAGCACTCCATCCGGCATTCTTACAAAGCGCAGGAGAATATCAGCCATTTTCTACTGCCCTACATTTTATAGCTTTTAAGATTTAACCCCTTCCGTTTTCGGCCTATTTTCACCAAAACAGGCCAAAAACGAAAGAAGGGACAACCAGCAGCCGTCCCTTTTCCATGGTTATCTTTATATGAAGCTCACTGTTGGTTAAGCGCTGTGAGCAACTTACCTTTTCCGCTTGTCCTCCACCTCATTTCTCAATGTCGGTGAGCAGATGTTCCATATCGGCTAGAATCTTGTTGTAGGACTTGAGCACCCAATAGGCGAAACCTAAAAACACCGTCGCACCCACGGGTACCATCACCGTCCAGAGATACGGAATCTGGCTAAGGTCTTTTCCTTGGATGGACGCAAAAACCGGCAAAGAAGTAAACAGAAGCACCAACCCTAACAGCACATTAATCTTCTGAAGCTTCTGAAACCTGATTCTCTGCCGGGCAAACGTCTGAATGGTTTCAAGATACGTCGCCACTGAGATGTTTACGGCCCTCACCGCGCGCACTGAGGCCAGCGACAGAATGGGCAACACCAACAGCACCACAATGGTCAAGACCGCCAAGACTTGCATCCAGAGGCCTTCTATTTGGGTGAGGTGCACGCTCACGTACCCAGCGGCGGCATAACAGACCAAGGTGCCTATGAATTCAGAATACTTGATTCTGTTCAAGCGGGAGTGGTAGTTCTGGCGCGTTGATTTCTCTAATAATTGAGTGTTCAAGGTTTCTTGTTGCTCTACCCGTTGGCTTAGTTTTCCCCAGGCTTGTTGCATTTCTTCCAGTTCCATTATGCGGTTTGTTTAGTTAGCTGCGTTCT
The nucleotide sequence above comes from Nibribacter ruber. Encoded proteins:
- a CDS encoding helix-turn-helix domain-containing protein — translated: MTLADKITTHRKSQGLSQEDLAELSQISLRTIQRIEGGKSIPRGYTLKSLAQALGKPVEEFAGQAEVAEPLPVVQEQELAQLITPTTGTSPAALNMWLQQLNISSFAFLVLPYLGFLVPLWLWKKQPEGSEARVLGARVVNFQVLWCVGLHLGLLLALGVQLALAYYFQVRLGFLVIGTFFFFYVLNIVAILYGAVKLRTSQNLYPVGFYLFG
- a CDS encoding alpha/beta hydrolase-fold protein — translated: MRAFLILFVLLPALCFGQSAKQSDSQIIIGTKQTLHSNILKEDREVWVYVPKSAGAGSKAKFPVMYLLDGEAFFTSMAGTADYLSTVVGKMPEMIIVGIRNTDRVRDLTPTHYPFWASGEPANDLKSSGGGANFMAFLEKELMPYIETRYPTQPYRMLVGHSLGGLTVLQALVHQPALFTSYVAIDPSIWWDHQRIMQQAAQTLAQKDYAGKSLFYAVANTMDKGMDTVRVVQDKAQNNHNVRGHLRFRETLRKSKNLAWAWRYYPEDNHGSVPFPAQYDALRYLFKKFELDKELDDSTITVDYIKNHFKAVSALLQYPVLPAQGTVNTLGYISLENKRYDKAYQFFKMNLDNYPTVGNLHDSIGDYYLAVGDKKKAMESFRKALSLEEVADTRRKLKLLEAGQ
- a CDS encoding alpha/beta hydrolase, with product MKRFFLLTCFSLLSLFNTSELLAQACNTRVLDPKVAGFLKMIGYQDLSLEQLRAMPMEQIKFAGPPAIPYPKEDVRRIKITADSIPVLVFNASKTPNAPIIINYHGGGFISPLLPGLEHSLWLESKTYGAVVVAVDYRVAPEHRFPGAVNDSYNAFKWVAQHGKSLGGDPNRIVLMGNSAGANLVAVIAQKAMKEGIAKKIKLQVLNGLPVDLRPKHMETSVSYQQNAKGYFQTKDACYFAVETYAPNQYNNPEVSPILTKDLSGLPPAVIINAEFDPLRDDGILYAAKLRQAGVKVWDKCFAGQIHCLIGLPPGAPALLEYEALVMTAMKESFQK